One window from the genome of Dermacentor silvarum isolate Dsil-2018 chromosome 5, BIME_Dsil_1.4, whole genome shotgun sequence encodes:
- the LOC119454299 gene encoding uncharacterized protein LOC119454299: MAAAATGRFLGASTAATLAHDALSSVTQTGGIDCAAQLRGHEGGATSRSLATCKYGGGVDATGTAAQASAHAVAMTTVDSYVHLGLNPAGGGQYGPCPGPWNAHRFADQFGQDRFRMGSCFGREDHPLDGSAGPMAAAAVDRSHPANSGAMSTNAGVVDHHHLYRNHNYGTAAAAAAAADFRRSAPAGFVDADGYCSTRGVLGVQNCPVFTHVVQTTAQDQGLFGTDGRTQMMDASSGACAYGTAQALAGHFLSPR, from the exons ATGGCCGCGGCAGCTACGGGCCGCTTCCTGGGTGCCTCGACAGCGGCCACATTGGCTCACGACGCACTCAGCTCGGTGACGCAGACTGGGGGCATCGACTGCGCGGCTCAGTTACGAG GTCATGAAGGGGGCGCCACCAGCCGGTCTCTGGCCACGTGCAAGTACGGTGGTGGCGTAGACGCCACGGGCACGGCCGCCCAGGCGTCGGCTCACGCTGTTGCCATGACGACCGTCGACTCGTACGTCCACTTGGGGCTCAACCCAGCCGGTGGGGGACAGTACGGGCCTTGTCCCGGACCCTGGAACGCACACAG GTTTGCCGACCAGTTCGGCCAAGACCGGTTCCGGATGGGTTCCTGCTTCGGCCGCGAAGACCACCCACTGGACGGCTCTGCCGGTCCCATGGCCGCGGCGGCTGTCGACCGCTCACATCCGGCCAATTCCGGCGCCATGTCGACCAATGCGGGCGTCGTGGACCACCACCACCTGTACCGGAACCACAACTAcggcactgcagctgcagccgcgGCTGCGGCCGACTTCCGGAGGTCAGCGCCCGCCGGCTTCGTCGACGCCGACGGGTACTGTTCCACCCGTGGCGTCCTGGGAGTCCAGAACTGCCCAGTCTTCACGCACGTCGTACAGACCACGGCCCAAGACCAAGGACTGTTCGGCACAGATGGCAGGACACAGATGATGGACGCTTCGTCCGGTGCTTGCGCGTACGGGACGGCGCAGGCTCTGGCTGGACACTTCCTGTCGCCCCGATAG